Genomic window (Vibrio sp. NTOU-M3):
TTGATACAAAAATGGCCAAAAAGCCGCACCGCTTTTTGGCCAGTAATGTCTAGGCGTCAGTGACAAAGCTATACTTTGTACTTATCGATTTCCATCTTTAATGTTTCTGCAAGCTTAGCCAGTTCTTGAGTGGAGTAACTGCTTTGCTCTGCACCTGTTGCCGTCTGATTAGAGATATCACTGATGGCAATAATGTTTTGATTAATTTCTTCAGTCACTAGGGTTTGTTGTTCGGCTGCGGTGGCAATTTGAGCGTTCATCGCGGTGATCTGATCAACGCTAGTCGTGATTTGTTGCAGTGCTTGCCCTGCCTCTCGAGCCTTTTCTACCGTCTGATTTGCGTTTTCTGCCCCGTGTTCCAAGCGAACGGTGGAATCTCGACTGCCTTGTTGCAGCCTTTGAATGGTATTTAAAATTTCTTCTGTTGATTGCTGGGTTCGACTGGCTAATGTACGGACTTCATCGGCGACCACGGCAAATCCGCGTCCTTGCTCACCTGCTCGTGCTGCTTCAATCGCTGCGTTAAGGGCAAGCAAGTTGGTTTGCTCTGATATCTCTTGAATTACATCAACCACACTGCCAATTTCTTCTGAATGCCGGGCAAGGGTTTGCATGGCCTGTACGGATTCATGCATTTCTGCAGACAATTGTTCAATCATTGTGGCGCTCTGTTCCACAATTTTCTGACCTTGAGCCGCGGCTAAATCTGCTTGCTCTGAAGCCTCTGCTGCAGAGCTGGCACTTTGTGCAACTTCATGAACGGTGGCGGTAAACTCGTTAATTGCGGTGGCAATTTGTTGGGTTTGATTTTGCTGATCTTCGACATTTTGCTTCGTTTGATCGGCTACCGCTGAGCTTTCTTCAGCAGAACGTGCGAGTTGTGCGACAGAATCACGGTTAGTTTGCACTACATGTTGGAAGCCCATAACAATGCGGTTAACCGACTGGCCGATACGCGCAAACTCATCTTCTCCCTGAATCGTAATTCGTTGGGTTAAGTCGCCCTCAGCAATAAAATTGGCGGACAGTTCAAGCTGACTCACAGCGTTGTTTACACGGCGGACGATCATCATGGAAAGCGACGTGATCACAATAAGCGCAACCCCAACAACACTTGCGACCACGAGAATAAAGTGGTCGATGTTCTGGTTGGCCTGCTGAAAATTCTGTTTACCTTCTGCGACTTGCAAGTCAAGGAACTGCTCGGTGTACTGATACGCTTCTTGAAAAAGTGGATTAATTTTTGTCAGCAATACTAAGTTGGCGGCGCGGTAATTACCTGCTTCCAATTGTTGGATCGCTGGATTAAAACCGTCTTGAGTGATTTTATCTAGGGTGACAGCGAGTGGATTAATGGTGCTGATTTCTGTGCCTGTTAATTCTGAGGTCAGAATTTGATTGTCGATAATGTCTTGCAGTGTTGTGAGTGACGTTTGGATATCTTGAATGTGTTTGCTTATCGGATGGTCATGCATGTTGGCAAATTCAGAAGATGGATCATGTTGAAATGCGAGTAATAAGGAGCTTCGGGCATTGCCGAGTTCATCAAGTACTCGGCCAGAACGAATGGTGTGCTGCATGCCTTGGGTGTACAGATCTTCAACAAAAGCTGCGGTCGTTTGCATTCCGGAAATACCTTTGTAACCCAATAGTAAAAAGGAAAGAAGGGTCAGTCCGATGATCAGCTTTAACCTGAAACTGACATTTTGTAGTTTGTCGGTAAAACGGGTGGAGGGTAACTCATGAAATCGTTGTTCTTGGGTGATTGATGTCGCCATAACTAGCCTCATTTATTATTTTAGATTTAGTTAATATAGGCGGGATGGTGTGGGAAGCGTTGAATTGAATTTGATATGGATCAAAGTGAGTATGTTTTATGAAAGACAAGACGATTTATGTTGCTTTGGTCACTATTTAGCCAGAAGTTAAGAGTAGGCCTTCTGGCTAAATGAAAGAGCGTTATTGAAAACAGACTTGTGCCCAGCGAGCTAACCCGGCGGTCACAGATCCAAAGTAGTTGCCACTGACGACAGGAATGCCGGGCAGCGCTTGTTCCACCGCCGCGCGAAGGATAGGTGAACGTGCTGAGCCACCTGTCATAAAAATCACATCAGGTTTGGTGCCACCAAGCTCAATCGCTTCAGTGACCAGTTCGGTCATTTTTGACTTAGGTACTTCGATAGCGTCGATCATCTCGCTTTGCTGAATAGTGATATTCAGCAACTCTGCCGCTACAGGAAGCTGGGCTGTCGCCATCCCTTGTTCTGATAAGGCAATTTTCACTTCCTCTGCTTTTTTCACCAAGCTATAACCTAATGTGTCTTCATAAACCTTGATTAATCGTGCCAGTTTTTCCGGTTCGCGCGCTTCTTTATGTAGGTTAATCAAATCACGACGATTTTCCCGGCCATAGAATTTACCTTGTGCACTGACGTCATTAATCGCAATAGGATTCCAAAACTGAGTCAGTGGCATGTCTAAGCCATTTAAGGTTTGGCTACCCAAACCAAAAGATTGCATCAGTGTCTTAAAGGTTAAGTGAATGTCGAGATCATTACCGCCGATCCGCTGACCACTGTGGGCAATGAGGCTTGAATTGCGATCGGCTTTGCCGCGCCAAGTCGGGCCCATTTGTATCAGTGAGCAGTCCGTGGTACCCCCGCCAATGTCGACAATTAATACGGTTTTGTCGTTAGTTAATGTTGCTTCGTACTCTAACCCAGCAGCCACTGGCTCAAATTGAAACTCAATATGCTGGAACCCAGCTCGGTTTGCCGCGCGTCGCAATATACTTTCTGCTTGTTGGTTGGAGTCATGGCCGCCTCGGCCATGGAAGTTGATTGGGCGACCAATCACGGTGTGCTTGATCTCGCCACCGCTATTATGTTCGGCTTGTGTTTTGATGTTTGCCATCATGGCGCACACCAGATCTTCGAAGAAGCTTAGCTGAACGTCGCGCAGCCCCATCGTACCTAAAAAGGATTTAGGCGATTTAACGTAATAGACTTCTTGTGGGTCGGTTAAATATTGATTTAATGCGGCTTGTCCGAAGGTGACGTCGTCAAACAGAAGTTGGATATCTTCTTCTTTATTGGCGTTAATCGAGCGTCTGAGAAGCTGCTCCCCTAAGGCATCGAACGGTTTGATATCACGGTGACGAAACAGGTGCTCTGAAACCGACTCGCGGGTGGGTGCCGCAAGTGTTGAAGGGATGTAGAAGCTTTCTCCCTCTAACGGAATGAGTTGCGGTTGGTCTCCTTGCATTCTTGCTACTGAACAATTCGCTGTTCCGTAATCAAAACCAATGTACATTGTTACCTCCGCTCGATTTTAAAAAGGCCGCAGATGCTACCTCAAGCGTTCAAGGAATACCACTGATTATGGACAAAAAAGCCGCCAAGTAGGCGGCTTGAGTTTTTACCTATGTTTCACTCTATTTATCGATATCGCGTGACACTGATGCGGCGCACGTGCCTCTTGCTATCCATTCATCTAAATTATTGTCTGGCGTGAGTTCAGTGTTTGTGACGTCCTTTATGGCGACATACACTTTGTTGTTGTACCGGACAGAGCTGTATTGAGTATACGTATCGCCTGAACGGAACGAATCAAACTGTTCACATGAAGCTCCCACGATGTTTAAAGGTTTCCACATTTCACCTTTAGTTTTAAATGGGTTCAATGCTGGGTTGCTGTCAGCAACGGCGAAGTATTCAACCCCGGCGAAATAAACAATATCACCGTATGTGTAAGATTCATTGGCTTGCCATTCTGGGGTATTTGTCTTTTTAGATAGTCCGGTGCCAATCAGAGAGAAATCAACTTCTTCTTGAGAATAGGACGTATGGTAGTTGGGATGTGTTTCATCGTATTTAACGATAACGGTGTAAGTCCCTGCTTTTGCGTTTGCAATATCGACTTTTTCAAACACATCAACATTGTTATCGCCCTGTGTTGCCGCAAAACTTGGATTTGCAGGGTCAAGTTTCCATGGCTTATGCACAATTCCTTCTGGATCAATGACTTCAATGTCCAAATCGGACGAAATTGCTGGATAATTGCATAAATCAGCACCGCCATATTCATAGATGTATTCTTCGGTGCACTTGTTGCTGGAAATGTCGTTACTTGGCCCTGGTACATCGTTCCAACTGATACTGAAGCTAACATCTTTGCCTGCAGTAACCTCAAACTCTTGGCGATATTCAGGTGAAGATTTAGAGATGGTCAGTTCTTTAATAAAGCTGTGGTGACCATTGTTGAGGATAATTTCAGCCGCCTTATCAACTTGCGCTAATCCCCAACCTGAGCTGTAGTTTGGCTTGTCATTGTTAAGGTACTTGAGAAGGCTATTTTTTGCGGTGTGTAGTAATAGGCCACGGATAGAAGCGCTATATAATGATGCTCCTTCAAAGTCTTTTGCTACCTCTTGAAGTAGCAATACACTGCCTGAAATTTGAGGACTGGCACTTGATGTTGCGCCATTATCAATCTGAAAATATGCTGGCGTATCGTCATCATCAATGGCGACTTGGCTATACATGGTTGTCACAAGGTCGGGTTTAATTCGGCCATCTTGAAGTGGTCCTTTTGCCGAGCCAAGCCATTGGATGTTCTCACCTTCTTCAGTCTTACCAGCGGCACCAACAACCAGTCCATTTTTGGTCGTATTGGCTGGGACCATCCAAAAATATGGGCGGTAACTCCCATCGGCAGTGTGTCCATCAAAGTTACCAGCGGAATGGGCATAAACATGTTTTGGAGCGGAGTAATACAAAGCATTATCATATTCCCTAGCTTGATAGGAGCCAATCTCCGCTAAAGGTATGTCCAATCCTGGACCGTAGGAATGCGAGGAAGCAAGGTTTTCTTTATCGGCGTTATTTGGATCGGTTAACCAATTTAAAAACTCTCTGGTTGTGCCATGGCCGGAGTACATCTGAGCATTTGGAGCCACACCTTCAGAAAAAGGAAACTGCTGGCTGCCTTTACCTGCTGCAAGCAGTGCCATACTTGCTGCGTGTCCTGCGCGGACTTCATCAGTTGGCTGCTTAGGGGGACCGATTAAAGTTAACCTTGAGATGCCATTTTTATCGGAGAATTCAGGATTGTCGAGTGGTACCCAGCCATCTTCCCAATGCATGCCCACGGCGTTGCTTCCATCGTACGTAAAACCAAGCCGACCCTCTTTCTTTAATGCATCAACACCAATTTGATGTTGGCCGATACGGTTATCGTAGCGCTCTGTAGCGTTCTCTTGTGTGATATCGATTGGAATGGGTTGTGAGGAAGGTGTGACTTGCTGAGCATGCGCGCAGCAAGCAAATGGAATTACCATATAAGGAAAATACTTAATCATTTGAATGCTCGTTATATCCATTGCTATTGAAATGTCATTTGCCTTGGTGCCAGAGCTTCTCGGTTAAGCAGAGGCTCTTACATCGACAAGGTTCAAATATAATATGCACTCAGTTTCATTTTATTTATAAGAGTAATCTGATTTATGTGTTCACATTTAATACAGCGCATTATTTGAACATGAAAAAAGCCGCCATATTGGCGGCTATGTCGTGTTCGGGGGAATGAATTAAGCGTGCTTAATCAAGGTCGACTTTAATCCAGACCATACGGTGATCTGATGAGATGTCTTTGCCGTTGCCATATTTGCCGATGCGACTATCGTTCATCAGCAGATGTCCAGTTTCACTGGATGCAGGCCAGTATACGCCTGACTCTTCTACATCAAGTGTGACAGAAGGGATCACGTGATCGACACGTAAACCAAATGTGCTGGTGACTCGGTCTGGGTAGGTCTTATCACTGTGTTCTTCTGCCGCGCCATTGCTGGTCGGCACCAGGTTACCCATTGTGGCTTTGCCATTGACTTTGTCGTGGTTCAATAACCCAGCAATGGTTTGTTGGAATCCATCGCCGTCCATAGGGTCGGCATTGAGATCTCCCATGATGACAAAGTGCTGATTAGCTGCTAAGCCACCACGGACATTCGCATCGTCATAAATGTAATCAGCATTGTCGATGTAATCTGCCCAAAATTGAATTTCGTCTCTGTTCTTTAATTTATTGTGTTCAGTCACGGTATCAAAAACCGGAGGAGTCGGGTGTGATAGCAAGAGGTGAATGGTCTGGTTGCCATCTTCTGTTGGCACGATGATTGGTGCGTCAACATGATTTTTGGAAGAAAGACGCACGTCATTCCATTCTGCATCACTGTACCAATTGTCACCACAAGCCATCCCTGTCGGGATTGGGTTCTGCGGATCGCTGCAGTTTGTAATGGTTGGCATTTGTGCGCTTGGCATGTCTTTCCACTTGAAGTTTTGGAAGGTACGTGTGTTGGCTTTGTCGATTTCAAACTTAGACATTAACGCAAAAGCATACTGGCCGTGGTATAAACCAAAGCCCCAAGCATCGCCAGGCATTTTGCCTGCAACACCATCATTATCTAGGTCAAGATTACTGTTTAGACCAGTGTTTGTGGCAAAGCTTTCTGCATAAGGGAATGAAATAGGCTTAAGTGTGTCGCCACCATCAATGCTATTCGGGCTTTGACCCACGCTGAGGTAGTTGTTTTGAAAACCAGTTAACGCGCGCAGATCGTTTCCATCACCACTGTTGTTGTATTCACCCATCATCAGAACGTCTGGACGATTGGTTTGGATGATTGCAGCCACGTTGCGGATCTGTATGATTTTTTCCGCTTTGCTTTTGTCACTGTCGCTCATACTGGCTTTATCGGTAACGTATTGATCGACCAGGGTTTGTTGCTCCTCTGGTGAGGTTTCCATCTCATCGACTAATTGTTCGAAAGAGCTTCTATCAAAAGAGAGGTTAAAAGCGGCGATAGTCACTTCATCGTTAGTTTCATTGGTATCATCGCATCCCATTAACAGCACAGTGGATACGGCTAAAGCAAGCGTAGTTTTGAGTAGTTTCATCGTGTTCTCTATATCATTTGATAGGGCGGCTGTAAGTGTAAAGATTCAAATAGGTGCATAAAACGATGATTGTCACGCTATCATGCAATAACTGTGTCTTGATGTTGATAATTGTGTGACTGATGCCAAATTGACTGCTGAGCTACAACGTAGGAAGTTAAGTCGATAGAAGGGTGAAAGGGAGCGTTGTCCACTATAATTATGGATGTCGCAATACAACTGAGGAAATCATATGGAATTACGTAATGAGCGCGGAGATATTGCCAATGTTGCCGATAATCTTACTCTGAAAGAGATCACTGAGATGGGGTTCTCAATCGATATTTGCGATGAGTCGTTTGATCCTTCTGAGCGATGGCATGCGAGTAGTGAAGCTCATCCCCAAAGTGCAGAGTTTCCCGAAGATTAGGGTCTGTTGATCTTTCGTGGTTAAATTTTGTTCGAATTATATGCCTTTTAATCGCGACGCAAGGTGTGACGCCTAGCATTCTAAGCAAATACCTTGCAACAAAGAGTAAAAGGCATAGAAACGAACCCTTTGGGCAGCATTTGTGGCTTATTTCTACTGCGTTATCGCTCATTGATGTAGAGCGACTACACCGAATAAGCTCTGCCTTGTATAAAGAACTCACAAATGGCTGCAAAAATCATCTCGAGAGATCAACAGGCCCTAGCTACAAGAGTCGTTATGTGCGTCTCTGAATTCCTAAGTTCTGAACTCAGAGGCGCAGTTTTGAATAAAGCGGTGGCAGATATCAATATTGCTTTACAGCATGGTGTTATGACCGATATCAAACTTCTTAGATAGAATATCCTTGGGTATTTTTCCTGCTTGTAGGCATAGCTTTTTTCTTTCTGCTTTTATTATGAGGCAAACATTTCCATTGCCGTCATCGTGAACGTAATCATAGTAGCGTTTTAACCCAAGATCATTATTTAGTTTAACATTGAGTCCTTTTATGGTTGGAGCAAATTGACCATTTTTGTATATGTAGGTGTCAGTCACGATAAATATATAATTACCAAAGAGCAGATTAAGAAAAACACCTTTATTAGCATGGTGTATCTCACCGTCAACATAAGCGATTGCTGTGTAATCAAACCCTTTGTAGCTTGATATAACAAGCCTAATTTCACCTGCATTATCATAATATGCCGTCATAGGCTGGTACGTAAAAAATGTTTTTACTATGACGTAAGTGATTAATAATATCGTCAATGATAAGTTGATAATAAAAAACTTTTTCATAACTGAAATACCTGCCAATACTTAGCTATGATTAAAAACTGAATGACTAATAATACTAAGTTTAAATAGGTAAATTTGTTTTGAAATATATTTGCCACTTTATCACGGTGAAATTGTGATGATGGCAGTGATGTTGATTCGCTTGATGGGGGAACAGGGGTTTTGATTTCAATCTCTTCGATTTTTTCCGCTAAATAGTAACCCTTGCCTCGAGAAGTCATGACGACTTCATCTGGCGTAAAGCCACGAATATGTTTGCGTATGTTGTTGATGAGTACATTTAAGGAGCTTTGTGTGACCACTCTCCCTTCCCAACATGTCATTAGCTGTTCACGGTCACAAGTCTTTGGGTATGCGTCAGATAACATTTTAAGGACATTATATTCAACTAAGTTCAAAGGAACTTGTTTTATGATGTTTTCAGAGTCAGTAAATTGCAGCTCCTGACGATTTTTAACGAGTTTCAACATACACGCCTAAACTTATTATTATCAGATGGTGATTGTATAATTATGTACCCTAATTTTGAGTAAGTGCTGATAATATCATCTAATAAAGTTTTTGTAGAGTTAATAAGTGAAATGTAAATTATTGAATTTCGTATGTATTTTTAGTTTATATAATCAAGTTCAATAACTTGAATTTCACTTTGTTGCATAATAAATCTAGTTGGTACAATCATTTTGTCATCGGCTTTATTTAGAAAATCACACAATGCACTACCTTTAGATGGTTAAACTTTATGTTGGTTCACTTGTTGGATTAAATACGACTTTGGTTTATTTGAGTGAATATGGCTATGACAGAGCTATTTGTGAAGCTACACAGATTGAAGGGGAGCCGCTTGCCTGCTGGCGTGTTTCACTTGTAAAGTTGTTAGAGCGTTAAGTAACTGCAGGAGACGTGCGATGGAAGAGTGGCCACAGCCGAGGGAGATAATGCGAAGTGGTAACTTCCCCTATATCTTCAAAATCGAAGAGGATTTCACTCAGAAAACCAATTGGAAGTTGGAGAAAGCCTTTGACTCAGAATGGTTAAATATTTCTGTCGATGGTGTGATTACCGTAAAAGCCAACCGCACGGGTTATGCATGGGATGGGTGTACCCCAAAATGGAGTATTTGTAATTTATGGGTGCTAGGGGTGCCAGATGGGCACATCGATTACCGCACCATGCGCCCTTATACCTACTATGCATCACTAGTACATGATGCGCTTTATCAATATCTTGATACCGTTCCGGTCACCAAAGAACAGATTGATTCACTGTTTTTAGAGATGTTGGGTGACTTTAAACCAAGGAAGCTTTACCACTTTGCTGTAAAGCATTTAGGGGGAAGGGGTGTTAAACAAACGGGCATTCGCTGAGGATTATCAAAGCGCTTACTATCAGTAAGCGCTTTTTTGTTGGGTTAACTAAGTAAGTTATAGATCAGTGCAGAAATAGCCACAAACCCAGTGAGTAAAATAAAGTAAGTCGCTGCAGTTTGACGATACGGTCTTAGTGCTTCAACTTTGAAAGCCGCAACCATCGGCATGATAAACAAAATCATCGCGATGACAGGCCCTGATAGGGCTTCGATCATGCCAAGAATACTTGGGTTAAGTACCGCTGCTGCCCAAATGGACAAAAATAAGAACAGCGTGGTAACAGCGTCAGATTGAATCGCAGTCAACTTGGTGTATTTGGTAAGAAGCCCATTCATGCTTTCGCGAGCCCCTAAAAAGTGCCCTAAGAATGAGGATGTTATCGCGATAAATGCAACTAAAGGCCCTAATGTTGCGATGTACGGATTATCGGTAACATTTGCTAAGTAAGAAAGCACGGAAACATTGAGGGACTTGGCTTGTTGTAGCTGCTCTGGTGATAACGCCAGCACACAAGAAAATACAAATAGCAAGACAAACGCCATCAGCATCAAACTGGTTCGCTTTAAGATCTGCTCGCTCTTTTTCTGATAGTTGTTTGGGTATTCGCGTCGTTGCTTGTTCGCAAAGCTTGAAATAGCTGGTGTGTGACTAAATGAAAAAATAATCACAGGGACCGCTAACCAAACGGTACTGATAAATTGTTGCCCATCAGGAATTGAAAGATCTGGCATTTGCCAGTTTGGGATCAAATACAGTGATAACAGCGCCAGAATTGCAACCAAAGGGTAAACCATGATGGCAAAGGCACGCAGCATTAACTTTTCCCCACCGAGCATAATCGCAATCAAGCTAAAGACAAGCGTTGCAGATAATAGCTCTCGAGGCGGTGGTGTCATTTTTGCCTGATTGACCAGAAAACTATCGACAGTGTTGGTAAGACCTACGCCATAAATCAATAAGATAGGAAAAATGGAAAAGAAATAAAGCAAGGTGATTAACCGGCCTGCATAAGAGCCGAAGTGTTCTTCGACCACATCAGTAAAATCCGCATTTTTATTCTTTGACGATAGAACAAAGCGCGCTAAACCACGATGCGCGAGATAGGTCATCGGATAAGCTAACAGGGCCATCAGAATGAGCGGCCAGAACCCACCAATACCGAGGTTGATGGGAAGAAAGAGAATGCCTGCACCAACGGCGGTGCCAAATAAACTGAGCATCCAGTGAGTATCCAGCTTTGACCAATGAGAGCTATTGGTTAATTCACTGAAATATCTTGTTTTTCTAGATTCTTGCACTTCGTTATTAACTTGTTTTGGAATTTTAGGCGGTGGATAGTAACGAAATTAGTGAGGTGGATCATTTTAGGGAGCTAGATGAATGTGCTGGATATGTAACGTGTGTTTTACGGTCTCACTAACTGAAGCTGATTTTTTAATTAATTACTCTGGATTGCTAGTGTTTGATGGATTTATATGTCGAAATTTTAATGTAATTTGGTTGTTGATAAATTAAGCTATTTTATAGAATGCTATAACTAATAGTCTCAAGAGCATTTAAAGACAACGCGGTTTTTTCCTTGTCCTTTTGCTTCATACAAAGCTTCGTCAGCTCTTGCGATAGCTTGATGGAAGTTAGAGTCGGAAAGTTCGGGTACGGTGACACCAATACTGGCCGTGCAGTGAATACGTTTACCGTTATTCTGGATATAGGTACCTTCGATTAAGGCTCTTAACGTTTCCGCAATTCTTAGCGCATTATCCTTATCGACATTTCTCAGTAGGAGCGTGAACTCTTCTCCGCCAAAGCGAGCAAAGAGATCATCTTCTCGCTTGTATTGCTCAACAACTTTAGCAATCGCCTGCAACATCTCGTCCCCTGCCATATGACCATAAGTGTCGTTGAGGTGCTTAAAGCTGTCGATGTCGATAAATAAAATGGCATTAGCCACATCATAATGGCGCGGTTGTTGGCCGATGGTTTTGGTTGCATCAAGAAATGCTCGGCGGTTTAGGATCCCGGTGAGTGGGTCTAAGTTTGCTAATAGCTGCAATTCATCCAGATGCTGCTTTTCGTAAATTTGCTTAGAAATCCATTGGCTTAAGGTTGAGAATATCAGAGCGTCATGTTGTGAGTACGCATCGGATTTATGATGCGCAATATTTAGCGTACCAAAGCACTTCTGGTTGTGTATCAGAGGGGCGTCCATACATGAAAGCAAGTTTGCACTTTCTAACCAGCGACAGTCTTTCCATTGGCATTCCCGTGTGTCAGGACAAATGGCGACTAATTTTTGCAAAAATACCTGACCGACAAAGGTTTCAGAAATGGGGATCAATGTATCTTGAGGAATGATGTTTTTGCCATCAACTTTATAAAGTCTTAAGTGTTCGCTATCAGCACTAAAAGTAATGCTGGTACGGTCTGAACGGAAAACTTGTCTTATCCAGTGTGTGGTTGTTGACAGCAGCTCTTCAAGTGAATTGGCTCGTGACAGTTCGTCGAAAAAATCGATGGGTAAGCTGACGGTGCACTGCGGTGTTGATTTACCTGACTTGCTCGGTTCCATAACGACATCCTGTCCTTGCACGATATCCTCTCATTACGTGATCACTATGATCAAAGTGTAGGGAAAGAGATTCGACAAGCTCGTCCTATTTGTGAGACTTTATAAAATATAGGCTGGAATATAATTCCAGCCTATTCATGATTTATCGTAATCGTACAACGTTCGTTTCTTGAGCGCGCTGTACATCAGAGAAGCTGCGTACAAATGGGCCTTGCGCTTGAACTTGGTTTGGCAAGCGGCTGATTGCCTGTTTTGCCTGCTCGTAGCTGCTGTAATCACCGTAAATGACCACGTACCAACTTTGTCCGTTTGAACGTGTCCAGTTTACCCAAACTGGGTCTGCGCCTGGTAAAAAGCTAAGTTGGCTGCGCAGATCTTTCTCTTTTTGTAGAGCAAGTACCTGTACGGTGTAATGTGTTGGGTTTAAGTCTGCGTAAGCTTCTTCTGATGAAACGGAGTTTTCTTCACTGATCTCAACATCTTCAGGGATGGTGTTTGTTACCAATGCTGAATCTGCCGGGTCTTGGTTATTCAGACCAGCGTCGTAATCGTAGTTGTATTCACTATCAGCGCTTGTTTCGCTTGAGCTATAGGCTTCCTGACACTGGAAATTGTCATCGCTGATCTGAGATGGTAGTAGGTAGTTTGTGCTACATGGGCTTTCTGAAGTCGCACAACCTGCAAGCAACAATGTGGCTGCAATTGCTGATGCCGCCATCTTGCGAGACATAGTTTTCATGTTGGAATCTCCGGTTAACTAAATGCTTTTTTGCGCATGGGATTCTATAGAGTTCCGACTCGAGTTGTGCGTATCTAAGTTGAGAGACTGCTTAGAAAAAAGTTTTCTGACAGTGTGCTTACATCAGGTTGAAAATAGGCTAAAAAAACTGATGTTTTTGTATACAAAATGGCTCCTTGAAAGGAGCCATATAAAAATTGCCAGTAATTACTTAAATGAAAGCGTTGCGCTGTTCAATGTACCGGCATCGTCGGCGTATTTATCTTCAATGACTAAACGCCATTGACCATTGATATCTGCCTTAGTTAAACCGGTAATACGAGTGTTAGTTTCGAATACCTTACCCGAGTCGTTGCCGTTACTCGCTTTAAGATGGAGGAACTTGTTGGTCGGGGAGTACAATTTGATGTCTAAGTCGCCAATATATTGGTGTTTAACATTAATAGAGAAAAAGACACCATTTAATTCACCGTTATATTCAACGTTAAATGGTACTTCTGTCGTGCGGGCATCCAATAGAGCAACTGGCTTAGAAATAGAGTACTCAGATTGTCCGTCAGGTTTAGGCTCTGTTGGAGGTGGAGTACCTGTATCGGTGCCGGTGCTCTCAAACATGTTAGCAATGATTGGTGCATGCAAATTGATAACACGTACTGAGTTTGCTTCGCCCTTCACGCCACAAGGCTCTTGGTCACCCGTTGGGCCACAAAGCGTATCTGGGTTGGAGAAGGTGTAAGACGGCCCATGCACACCAAATTTGAAACCGTAAGCCATGGTTGTTGCGAATTTATTTTGTGAGGCATGACCATAAGCATCAGGATAGGCACGCTGATCGATCCCTTGTGCGCGAGCATGTTGCAGACCGAAATTATGACCAAGCTCGTGGATTAAGGTATCTTCACCACACAACTCACTCATATACGAGTGACTAAACATGGTTTGTTTCGCTGGTTGTTTGAATGTGGTCCACGC
Coding sequences:
- a CDS encoding aromatic amino acid transport family protein produces the protein MQESRKTRYFSELTNSSHWSKLDTHWMLSLFGTAVGAGILFLPINLGIGGFWPLILMALLAYPMTYLAHRGLARFVLSSKNKNADFTDVVEEHFGSYAGRLITLLYFFSIFPILLIYGVGLTNTVDSFLVNQAKMTPPPRELLSATLVFSLIAIMLGGEKLMLRAFAIMVYPLVAILALLSLYLIPNWQMPDLSIPDGQQFISTVWLAVPVIIFSFSHTPAISSFANKQRREYPNNYQKKSEQILKRTSLMLMAFVLLFVFSCVLALSPEQLQQAKSLNVSVLSYLANVTDNPYIATLGPLVAFIAITSSFLGHFLGARESMNGLLTKYTKLTAIQSDAVTTLFLFLSIWAAAVLNPSILGMIEALSGPVIAMILFIMPMVAAFKVEALRPYRQTAATYFILLTGFVAISALIYNLLS
- a CDS encoding transcriptional regulator — encoded protein: MLKLVKNRQELQFTDSENIIKQVPLNLVEYNVLKMLSDAYPKTCDREQLMTCWEGRVVTQSSLNVLINNIRKHIRGFTPDEVVMTSRGKGYYLAEKIEEIEIKTPVPPSSESTSLPSSQFHRDKVANIFQNKFTYLNLVLLVIQFLIIAKYWQVFQL
- a CDS encoding diguanylate cyclase produces the protein MEPSKSGKSTPQCTVSLPIDFFDELSRANSLEELLSTTTHWIRQVFRSDRTSITFSADSEHLRLYKVDGKNIIPQDTLIPISETFVGQVFLQKLVAICPDTRECQWKDCRWLESANLLSCMDAPLIHNQKCFGTLNIAHHKSDAYSQHDALIFSTLSQWISKQIYEKQHLDELQLLANLDPLTGILNRRAFLDATKTIGQQPRHYDVANAILFIDIDSFKHLNDTYGHMAGDEMLQAIAKVVEQYKREDDLFARFGGEEFTLLLRNVDKDNALRIAETLRALIEGTYIQNNGKRIHCTASIGVTVPELSDSNFHQAIARADEALYEAKGQGKNRVVFKCS
- a CDS encoding SPOR domain-containing protein, translating into MKTMSRKMAASAIAATLLLAGCATSESPCSTNYLLPSQISDDNFQCQEAYSSSETSADSEYNYDYDAGLNNQDPADSALVTNTIPEDVEISEENSVSSEEAYADLNPTHYTVQVLALQKEKDLRSQLSFLPGADPVWVNWTRSNGQSWYVVIYGDYSSYEQAKQAISRLPNQVQAQGPFVRSFSDVQRAQETNVVRLR
- a CDS encoding proprotein convertase P-domain-containing protein, with the translated sequence MKKALLAVAVAAGISAPAFSETTNIDVMAVYTKGTADWFKNKSKDHIAEMQHRFNVGNQILKRSGLDVRVNMVATKEYNYDSLPGRKKSQSEALSDLTPDGYFSNKSAQDPAFKTVEADRKAAGADMVALLRHFDLDNTPQDYDPVRRLFSCGLAWTTFKQPAKQTMFSHSYMSELCGEDTLIHELGHNFGLQHARAQGIDQRAYPDAYGHASQNKFATTMAYGFKFGVHGPSYTFSNPDTLCGPTGDQEPCGVKGEANSVRVINLHAPIIANMFESTGTDTGTPPPTEPKPDGQSEYSISKPVALLDARTTEVPFNVEYNGELNGVFFSINVKHQYIGDLDIKLYSPTNKFLHLKASNGNDSGKVFETNTRITGLTKADINGQWRLVIEDKYADDAGTLNSATLSFK